One Leptospira wolbachii serovar Codice str. CDC genomic region harbors:
- a CDS encoding acyl-CoA dehydrogenase family protein has translation MTATAVKLEKSQAEKALSAQAALLNDVTKRLALKNSDNGKVSVSKMDKTQHVFYQLAWMTAQQRVAENFIVYAWDASKGTGEMEQKMALTFAAETVSSIRSELAARPAEYELTYKELFSKLFSDEINVYVEAASKMENYEAIVDKIVDLGHFGAYGLSEDHENFRGIFKDFAENVVVPHAEHVHRHDDLIPQEIINGLKDMGCFGLCIPEQFGGIQPDDRPDNISMLVVTEELSRGSLGAAGSLITRPEIMSKALLKGGTEEQKNKWLPLLASGEKFAGIMVTEPNYGSDVAGVSVTAKEVDGGFVINGVKTWCTFAGYANLLLILCRTEADPSLKHRGLSIILAEKPSFDGHEFSYKQDGGGTIQGKAIGTIGYRGMHSYEVSFEDYFVPKENLLGGDAGRGKGFYFQMEGFAGGRIQTAARANGVMQAALEAALRYSQERKVFSKPIYDYTLTKFKIAKMAMIVQATRQYTNYVATLLDNHKGQMEATLVKLYASKIAEWVTREAMQIHGGMGYAEEYPVSRYFVDARVFSIFEGAEEVMALRVVAKDLLDQALAS, from the coding sequence ATGACCGCAACGGCAGTGAAACTCGAAAAATCCCAGGCGGAGAAGGCTCTTAGTGCTCAAGCCGCCCTCCTCAATGATGTAACCAAACGACTCGCTCTGAAAAATTCCGACAACGGCAAAGTTTCCGTAAGCAAAATGGACAAAACACAACATGTGTTTTACCAATTGGCTTGGATGACAGCTCAACAACGTGTTGCTGAGAACTTTATCGTTTATGCTTGGGATGCTTCCAAGGGAACGGGCGAAATGGAACAGAAAATGGCCCTAACTTTTGCGGCTGAAACTGTTTCTAGTATTCGTTCGGAACTTGCAGCTCGTCCTGCTGAGTACGAACTGACTTACAAAGAACTATTCTCCAAACTTTTTTCCGATGAAATCAATGTTTATGTGGAAGCAGCTTCCAAAATGGAAAACTACGAAGCCATTGTAGACAAGATCGTTGATCTTGGACACTTCGGTGCCTACGGTCTTTCTGAAGACCATGAAAACTTCCGCGGAATCTTCAAAGACTTCGCTGAAAACGTAGTGGTTCCTCATGCAGAACACGTTCATAGACATGACGACCTCATCCCACAAGAAATCATCAATGGACTAAAAGACATGGGTTGTTTCGGTCTTTGTATTCCAGAACAGTTCGGTGGAATCCAACCAGACGATCGCCCGGATAACATTTCCATGTTAGTGGTAACGGAAGAACTTTCTCGTGGATCACTCGGTGCTGCAGGATCTCTTATCACAAGACCAGAAATTATGTCCAAGGCTCTCCTCAAAGGAGGAACCGAAGAACAAAAAAACAAATGGTTACCACTACTTGCCTCTGGTGAAAAATTTGCCGGAATTATGGTAACAGAACCTAACTATGGTTCTGACGTAGCTGGTGTATCCGTTACGGCAAAAGAAGTGGATGGAGGATTTGTCATCAATGGTGTCAAAACCTGGTGTACATTCGCAGGTTATGCGAACCTTCTTCTTATCCTTTGCAGAACAGAAGCTGATCCAAGTCTCAAACATAGAGGTCTTTCTATCATTCTTGCCGAAAAACCTTCGTTTGACGGACATGAATTCAGCTACAAACAAGACGGAGGCGGAACCATCCAAGGAAAAGCAATTGGAACCATTGGTTACCGAGGAATGCACTCCTACGAAGTATCTTTCGAAGATTATTTTGTTCCAAAAGAAAACCTTCTTGGTGGGGATGCTGGACGCGGCAAAGGTTTCTATTTCCAAATGGAAGGATTTGCTGGTGGACGTATCCAAACCGCTGCTCGTGCCAATGGTGTGATGCAAGCGGCTTTAGAAGCAGCACTTCGTTATTCCCAAGAACGCAAAGTATTCTCAAAACCAATTTACGATTATACTTTAACTAAGTTCAAAATCGCGAAGATGGCTATGATTGTGCAAGCAACTCGCCAATACACAAACTATGTAGCAACTCTACTCGATAACCACAAAGGTCAAATGGAAGCAACACTTGTGAAATTGTATGCATCCAAAATTGCTGAGTGGGTAACTAGAGAAGCTATGCAAATTCACGGTGGTATGGGTTACGCAGAAGAGTATCCAGTATCACGTTACTTTGTGGATGCTCGTGTATTCTCTATTTTTGAAGGTGCAGAAGAAGTGATGGCACTTCGCGTTGTTGCGAAGGACCTTCTTGACCAAGCACTCGCTTCCTAA
- a CDS encoding VOC family protein, which produces MSYCFTELWLCDDPSIPQNSSVYYHVDSIDLLYSDYNKKGIVYKNAHLMDKPWGMSEFYVVDLDGNLLKFGQRIDT; this is translated from the coding sequence GTGAGCTATTGTTTTACTGAACTATGGTTATGCGATGATCCCTCTATTCCTCAGAATTCCAGCGTATATTACCATGTAGATTCCATTGATCTTTTGTATTCAGACTACAACAAGAAAGGAATTGTTTATAAAAATGCTCATTTGATGGATAAACCTTGGGGGATGAGTGAGTTTTATGTTGTGGATTTGGATGGCAATTTATTGAAATTTGGACAAAGAATTGATACGTAA
- a CDS encoding START domain-containing protein: MTKKQILTLTLVGVSILSSLSSLIAQTPEWSESKRKKGIQVLTRPFAGSNLDEFLGRTEVDASISQIVALLTDPASCKNLYHQCKELTVLSGTEKKSIVYLRNGAPWPVNDRDLIMDRGFEQNEKTLATVMKIKRLDSNARPVPSGVTRMENFEGVWRIIPLTNGKLKIEYQAHFEPGGSVPQSVINLVLTDTPYESLLNIHKLVEEGKHKDTKFDWIKEPTGTNPK; encoded by the coding sequence ATGACAAAAAAACAAATCCTTACACTGACCTTGGTAGGAGTTTCCATTCTATCGAGTCTATCTTCACTCATTGCCCAAACTCCTGAATGGTCGGAGTCCAAACGAAAAAAAGGAATCCAAGTTTTGACTCGTCCTTTTGCCGGATCCAACCTGGATGAATTTTTGGGACGAACGGAAGTTGATGCTTCCATTTCTCAAATCGTTGCCCTATTAACTGACCCTGCTTCCTGTAAAAATCTTTACCACCAATGTAAGGAACTAACTGTTCTTTCTGGTACGGAGAAAAAGTCGATCGTGTATCTCAGAAATGGTGCCCCATGGCCAGTAAATGATCGTGATTTGATTATGGATCGAGGTTTTGAACAAAATGAAAAAACATTGGCGACCGTTATGAAAATTAAACGTTTAGATTCTAATGCTCGTCCTGTTCCTTCTGGTGTCACTCGCATGGAAAACTTTGAAGGTGTTTGGAGAATCATTCCTCTAACAAATGGAAAACTAAAAATTGAATACCAAGCACATTTTGAACCAGGTGGATCAGTGCCACAATCCGTAATCAACTTAGTTTTAACAGATACTCCTTATGAATCACTTCTCAACATACATAAGTTAGTGGAAGAAGGAAAACACAAAGACACAAAATTTGATTGGATCAAAGAACCAACGGGAACAAACCCAAAATAG
- a CDS encoding serine hydrolase domain-containing protein, whose product MKSTFHLLLISLFSFVVFVNCSKSVSKDKNAQSLLLAGIASSCFTIDSCFDQYAKTTDEGASFQVYDQSGNRIYARQSVLDYNTYRPIASGSKWVTAITAMRAIDCNAGGVAADCGTVNTNSCNNGAVAGAITLSRTTAQVLGWTGTKGTITLRQLLSFTSGLNAGGGNGSGQVTCISTLPVGASGTQKDSCVNEIRDQSTGTPGALFQYNSNHMAVAQRMLEISCGKTWDTIFTQLIVTPLGWDASQAVWRGNYRTAEVTDGSLSGAFGLSISPEHYARMLNALLTNGTAKNAAGANIANFLSTTSVTEILADQYQGAKIGYSQFSAFGYRWQYGLGNWRFCTTTDIPAECDRDLISHSIGINGFYPWLDKNRNYMAILAVNNIGRKNGLSLLPASSTSLFFAETVRPLIHLQIGR is encoded by the coding sequence ATGAAATCTACTTTTCATCTATTATTGATATCTCTTTTTTCCTTTGTTGTATTTGTCAATTGCAGCAAATCCGTTTCAAAGGATAAGAATGCACAATCTTTACTTTTGGCAGGTATCGCGAGTTCTTGTTTTACCATCGATTCTTGTTTTGATCAGTATGCAAAAACTACTGATGAAGGTGCTAGCTTTCAAGTTTATGACCAGTCAGGTAACAGAATCTATGCGAGACAATCTGTATTAGATTATAATACCTACAGGCCAATCGCTTCTGGATCCAAATGGGTGACTGCCATTACAGCCATGCGAGCCATTGATTGTAACGCGGGGGGTGTCGCAGCTGATTGTGGCACAGTCAATACCAACTCTTGTAATAATGGCGCTGTGGCAGGTGCGATTACTTTATCTCGGACGACTGCGCAGGTTCTCGGTTGGACAGGAACCAAGGGAACCATCACACTCCGCCAGTTATTGTCGTTTACCTCTGGACTCAATGCCGGTGGAGGGAATGGATCGGGTCAAGTAACTTGTATTTCTACATTACCAGTGGGTGCGTCCGGCACACAAAAAGACAGTTGTGTTAATGAAATCCGAGACCAGTCCACGGGAACACCAGGAGCTTTATTTCAATACAATTCAAACCATATGGCAGTCGCACAACGTATGTTAGAAATTTCCTGTGGCAAAACTTGGGATACAATATTTACTCAACTAATTGTGACTCCTCTAGGATGGGATGCAAGCCAAGCAGTTTGGCGAGGCAATTATAGAACTGCAGAGGTCACTGATGGAAGTTTGTCAGGAGCCTTTGGACTTTCTATTTCACCTGAACATTATGCCCGAATGCTCAATGCCCTATTGACCAATGGAACTGCAAAAAATGCAGCAGGCGCCAATATAGCCAATTTTCTTTCTACAACTTCGGTAACAGAAATTTTAGCAGACCAATACCAAGGCGCTAAGATTGGCTATTCTCAATTCTCTGCATTCGGTTACCGATGGCAATATGGTCTAGGCAACTGGAGATTTTGTACCACTACGGATATTCCCGCAGAATGTGATCGCGATCTTATCTCTCATAGTATTGGAATCAACGGATTCTATCCTTGGCTGGATAAAAATCGAAATTATATGGCGATCCTTGCTGTAAATAATATAGGAAGAAAAAATGGATTGAGTTTGTTACCAGCTTCATCAACCTCATTATTCTTTGCAGAGACAGTGAGACCTCTCATTCATTTACAAATAGGCAGGTAA
- a CDS encoding TIGR04452 family lipoprotein, which yields MKQIFLSILFFVFLTNCMLTEGIGIPTYGAIRGTEAKKRISEAIFEAETTASAYWLSQSGMKGGQGPISPLLIINGFLTKILYPYVSEIKDNDSFMESSVLQCESDIRSKGALVLGSIYDSLTTVGGVARDALLLPEFASCDLENTGKIITIEPIRF from the coding sequence ATGAAGCAAATTTTTCTATCCATTCTTTTCTTTGTCTTTCTGACAAATTGTATGCTTACAGAAGGAATTGGAATTCCAACTTACGGTGCCATCAGGGGCACTGAAGCAAAAAAAAGAATTTCAGAAGCTATATTTGAGGCAGAAACAACAGCTTCGGCATACTGGCTTTCCCAGTCAGGAATGAAGGGCGGGCAAGGTCCCATCTCGCCTCTCCTCATTATCAATGGATTTCTAACCAAAATCCTTTATCCCTATGTGTCTGAGATAAAAGATAACGATTCGTTTATGGAATCTTCTGTTTTGCAATGTGAATCCGATATACGCAGTAAAGGCGCTTTGGTTTTAGGATCCATATATGATAGTTTAACAACTGTTGGTGGAGTAGCTCGAGATGCATTATTACTTCCCGAATTTGCCTCCTGCGATTTAGAAAATACAGGAAAGATCATTACCATCGAACCTATCCGTTTTTAA
- a CDS encoding class I SAM-dependent methyltransferase, translating into MKRSVNFSFHNMVRIPEPELMEDPTQVESYASADFESAHSFLIRKFQDRLPQRFTPESVLDLGCGPGDMSSRLYSQFPMANFTFLDGSEFMLNFCKKRIGTLLPKKRNNKIEFKKELIQDFVPESSYDLIFSNSLLHHLHDPFEFWAAVQRSIHQDSFIFISDLMRPDSFASAHQLIKRYANEESEVLKKDFYNSLLAAYRIEEVKEMLEIVRLDTKLNLEPITDRHWICYSKQRH; encoded by the coding sequence ATGAAACGGTCTGTAAACTTTTCCTTTCACAACATGGTTCGAATCCCAGAACCAGAACTTATGGAAGATCCTACCCAGGTAGAGTCTTATGCCAGTGCTGATTTTGAATCGGCCCATTCCTTTCTGATTCGTAAATTCCAAGATAGACTGCCACAAAGATTCACACCAGAATCCGTTTTGGATTTAGGTTGTGGTCCTGGGGATATGTCTTCTCGGTTGTATTCACAATTTCCGATGGCAAACTTTACGTTTTTAGATGGTTCCGAATTCATGTTAAATTTTTGTAAGAAGCGTATCGGTACACTGCTTCCCAAAAAAAGAAACAATAAAATTGAATTTAAAAAAGAACTCATACAAGATTTTGTTCCTGAATCATCGTATGATCTAATCTTTTCAAATTCTTTATTACACCATTTACACGATCCTTTTGAATTTTGGGCCGCCGTACAAAGATCGATTCATCAAGATAGTTTTATCTTTATCTCCGATCTAATGAGACCGGATTCTTTCGCAAGCGCACACCAACTAATTAAACGTTATGCGAATGAAGAATCTGAAGTATTAAAAAAAGACTTTTACAATAGTTTACTTGCAGCTTATCGAATTGAAGAAGTGAAGGAAATGTTAGAGATTGTTCGGCTAGATACAAAATTGAATTTAGAACCAATCACCGATAGGCATTGGATCTGTTATTCTAAGCAAAGACATTAA